One window of Paludibacter propionicigenes WB4 genomic DNA carries:
- the cysI gene encoding assimilatory sulfite reductase (NADPH) hemoprotein subunit, whose translation MSKDKNIQKESNSVPPQGTGLSSFETLKENSNYLRGTIQESLKDPLTGSIKADDQLLIKFHGTYQQQDRDLDDERKRQKLEPLYSFLIRVRVPGGVTTAQQWLALDGLADKYADKALKLTTRQAFQFHGVLKRNLKTTIKEINQSLLDTIAACGDVNRNVMSSANPFESAVHGEVAEDAKRISAHLTPQTSAYHEIWLDGELVGGGEKDFEPLYGKTYLPRKFKTAIAIPPRNDTDVLSNDLGFIAIVEKGKLVGYNLTVGGGMAFTFGNNATYPRVADVVGFFPKEKIVDVAEAVLIFQRDHGNRSERKNARLKYTIDRLGLDFFRAEIERIKGIKFEPVKPYKFETLGDKYGWTKSEDGLWHYGVFVEGGKLVDKNGYHPKTAIREIAKIHEGTFILTGNQNVVIAQVSETKKPKIEAILKKYKVINADKLSSLRQNSIACAALPLCGLAFAEAERYLPTLVDKIDKILEANGLLKTPISIRMTGCSNGCGRPFLAEIGLVGKAPGRYNLYLGASFTGERLNKLYKEMLSEEQIVEALTPILADYAQSKEAAEHFGDFVIRKGYVKATTHGTNFHD comes from the coding sequence ATGAGTAAAGATAAAAATATACAAAAAGAGAGTAACTCAGTTCCCCCTCAAGGAACAGGGCTATCTTCTTTTGAAACTCTCAAGGAGAACAGCAATTACCTGCGCGGAACTATTCAGGAAAGCCTGAAAGATCCGTTGACAGGATCAATAAAGGCGGATGACCAGTTGCTGATTAAATTCCATGGAACGTATCAGCAGCAAGACAGGGATTTGGATGACGAGCGTAAGCGCCAGAAACTGGAGCCGCTTTACAGTTTTCTTATCCGTGTGCGTGTTCCGGGTGGAGTTACTACTGCTCAGCAGTGGTTGGCGCTGGATGGTCTTGCCGACAAATATGCAGACAAAGCCTTGAAATTGACTACCCGTCAGGCATTTCAGTTTCATGGTGTGCTAAAACGCAATTTGAAAACTACGATAAAGGAGATTAATCAGTCTTTGCTCGATACGATTGCAGCTTGCGGCGATGTAAACCGCAATGTAATGAGTTCTGCCAATCCGTTTGAGTCGGCGGTGCATGGCGAAGTGGCAGAGGATGCAAAGCGTATTTCAGCGCATCTCACCCCTCAAACCAGTGCTTATCACGAAATTTGGTTGGATGGTGAGTTGGTGGGCGGAGGCGAGAAAGATTTCGAACCGCTGTATGGCAAAACCTATCTTCCCCGTAAGTTCAAAACAGCTATTGCTATTCCACCACGGAATGACACCGATGTTTTGTCGAACGATTTGGGATTTATAGCCATTGTTGAAAAAGGAAAACTCGTGGGATACAATCTCACGGTAGGAGGCGGAATGGCTTTCACTTTTGGGAATAACGCCACTTATCCGCGTGTAGCCGATGTGGTCGGATTTTTCCCAAAGGAAAAGATAGTGGACGTAGCCGAAGCTGTTCTTATTTTTCAGCGTGACCACGGAAATCGGTCAGAACGGAAAAATGCCCGCTTGAAATATACCATCGACCGACTTGGGCTTGATTTTTTCCGTGCCGAAATTGAACGTATTAAAGGAATAAAGTTTGAACCAGTTAAACCCTATAAGTTCGAAACTTTGGGTGATAAATACGGCTGGACAAAAAGTGAGGACGGACTGTGGCATTACGGCGTGTTTGTTGAAGGTGGTAAACTGGTCGATAAGAATGGCTATCACCCCAAAACAGCTATACGCGAAATAGCGAAAATTCACGAAGGAACTTTTATTCTTACCGGTAATCAGAATGTAGTTATTGCTCAGGTTTCGGAAACTAAGAAACCTAAAATTGAAGCTATTCTGAAAAAATACAAGGTTATCAACGCAGATAAGTTATCTTCGCTTCGTCAAAATTCCATAGCCTGTGCAGCTTTGCCGTTGTGCGGACTGGCCTTTGCGGAAGCAGAGCGCTATTTGCCAACGCTGGTTGATAAGATAGATAAAATTCTGGAAGCGAACGGACTTTTGAAAACACCCATCAGTATTCGTATGACGGGTTGTTCAAACGGTTGCGGTCGTCCATTTCTGGCCGAAATAGGTTTGGTGGGAAAAGCTCCGGGAAGATATAATTTGTACCTTGGAGCTAGCTTTACGGGCGAAAGACTCAACAAGCTTTACAAGGAAATGTTGTCCGAAGAACAAATAGTGGAAGCTTTGACACCGATTTTGGCAGATTACGCCCAAAGCAAGGAAGCCGCTGAACATTTTGGCGATTTTGTAATCCGAAAGGGTTACGTAAAAGCCACCACGCATGGCACTAATTTTCATGATTAG
- a CDS encoding precorrin-2 dehydrogenase/sirohydrochlorin ferrochelatase family protein, translating into MNKNIQDESNSIPFQGLGVNSPLGAGGRREDLKFLPISINVTNKKILLIGGGKVATHKGTIMARFVTNVTVIAPEFTDEILKLPYTFIQKEYKKSDLEGFFLVYVCTGDHDLNARIKADSEELGILTSVCDAPLLCDFVSPAIHKAGHVTISVGSNARDVYKSVDIRNQIKELIDNGTIRI; encoded by the coding sequence ATGAATAAAAATATACAGGACGAAAGTAACTCTATTCCCTTTCAGGGGTTAGGGGTCAACTCCCCTTTAGGGGCTGGGGGTCGACGCGAAGACCTAAAATTTCTACCCATTTCCATCAATGTAACCAATAAGAAAATACTGCTTATTGGGGGTGGAAAAGTGGCAACGCACAAAGGAACTATAATGGCTCGCTTTGTGACCAATGTGACGGTCATTGCTCCCGAGTTTACCGATGAAATTCTGAAATTGCCTTATACTTTTATTCAAAAGGAGTATAAAAAAAGCGATTTGGAGGGTTTCTTTCTGGTGTACGTTTGTACCGGCGATCATGATCTGAATGCCCGTATAAAAGCCGATTCGGAAGAGCTTGGAATCCTGACGAGCGTTTGTGACGCTCCTTTGTTATGCGATTTTGTGTCGCCGGCTATTCATAAAGCCGGTCATGTCACCATATCGGTAGGATCCAATGCTCGGGATGTTTACAAATCCGTGGATATACGGAATCAGATTAAAGAACTGATTGATAATGGTACTATCCGTATCTAA